The following are encoded in a window of Scophthalmus maximus strain ysfricsl-2021 chromosome 2, ASM2237912v1, whole genome shotgun sequence genomic DNA:
- the elnb gene encoding elastin b encodes MARGTVATYLHGVLLLALWKPSLQGGVYIPAGGGAGAGVGAGAGPGTGFGPGGTGAGYGGAGTGFQPGGGIGPGGAGAGLGGFGPGTGGGGYGGQGQGGVGPGGVGQGGYVQGGVGPGGVGPGGYGQGGVGPGGVGPGGYGQGGVGPGGVGPGGVGPGGYGQGGVGPGGVGPGGYGQGGVGPGGVGPGGYGQGGVGPGGVGPGGYGQGGVGPGGVGPGGVGPGGYGQGGVGPGGVGPGGYSQGGVGPGGGGPGGVGPGGYGQGGVGPGGVGPGGYGQGGVGPGGLRPSTFGPGSGGLGVVPGGVGAGGKPPKTGGYGGHGGTTGGLGAGQGAGGVGGGLGQGGVGPGGFGPGGVGPGGYGTGLGGVGTGMFLLRNIFDDKYLPGQCERREKTRHGGLGAGGVGGGAFGAGGLGTGRGQGAGGQGPGTGYGPGGGFGGYGGGYGPGGVGQYTGTDGTGPKPPKTSGAGTSLGGTGYGPGGAGVGPGGAGVGPGGAGFGPGSAGVGPGGTGFGPGGAGFGPGGAGFGPGGAGVGPGGAGFGPGGAGFGPGGAGFGPGGAGVGPGGAGFGPGGAGVGPGGAGFGPGGAGVGPGGAGFGPGGTGVGPGGAGFGPGGAGVGPGGAGFGPGGAGVGPGGAGFGPGGAGVGPGGAGVGPSGAGVVPGGAGVVPGGAGVGPGGAGVGPGRTGFGPGGVPLLPQTGTTGGGPGGKSKASKQVPGIGVPGLYQGGFVPGQGFGGRGVLPGVATGSGLGPQTGAGVLGQGGAGPGGAGNGRGQQLPGVFRGYPLISPKSGSGKTKNPAKAAAKYGGAGAGGGTLGQGSALGGGAGRLPGGGAGITPGLGGGVGTGGGPGGAIPGLGYGPGSAKARKYGQTGLGGGGPGGGLGPGSGIGTGVAGGGYGYGPGSAGTGSAGGLGGGGPGGGVGLGTGVAPGSGVGFGPGGAGTGSGGLGPGGAGTGSGGLGPGGAGGAGTGPGGAGYGPGRTGYGPGGTGAGLGGAGTGPGGYDASAKARKYGMLSGALGGLGTGGVRPGGTGTGYGPGGAGTGYGQGGVGPGGAGTGYGQGGVGPGGTGTGYGPGGTGTGYGQGGVGPGGAGTGYGPGGAGTGYGQGGVGPGGAATGYGQGGVGPGGAGAGNGQGGVRPGGAGTGYGQGGVGPGGAGTGYGPGGASTGYGPGGAGTGYGQGGVGPVGAGYGPGGGVGPGGAGYGPGGYAGAKARKYGLPGGVGGALGAGGLGGGVGPGSGLGVGGGVPGRGVGLTTGGGPGAGLGTGAIPGSGVGTGGGPGGFGLGSAGGYPGGAKSLKYGLPGGGGAPGSGLNVIFGGPAAGGGYGPGTGGALGTGRAGYGPGGYGPGGYGPVPGAGYGPGGGYGAVPGAGYGTGYGAGSKAAKYGQAGTTGGVLGGGVGREGQPGGVAPGAGAGTGTGGAGAGSGTGTGGAGAGTSTGGAGAGTGTGTGGAGAGTGTGVGTVNGTSTGRGAVTTAGPTGGGLGSAGGTPAPASEGDGGAGSVIEGSGSSGGEGGAGVAGRPVGAGADGDGLSGTGIPIIAAKPGVNGTEVPGSSEDVSGGSLPGAKPLKPPGVPRGDTPGEGDGEEGPDGERDGTTGTGGEPGGVGGGQTMAGGASGVSGGATGGGRGDSPATGTGVGAQSATGGVGGTPKPSIGGVGGVAGGVGGGPGGVGAGTGGVGGGPGGVGTSPGGVGGGPGGVGTGHGGVGGGPGGAGGLGGVGGGPGGAGLAPGAGGPGGLGTGALKPGKSYGAGGAGVLPGGGIRYPTGAGVGQGKPGKVYGTLGAQGQGGVGPGSYGVGPGGYGTGPGGYGAGPGGYGAGHGGYGAGPGGYGGRGVGGGPGGAGTLGTGGVGVGPGGVGGGMGGYGGGVGPGGSRYGTGPGLGTGTGKSPKTGAGGTRVGPGGYGTGPGGIGSAQGGFGPGGLVPGGSGSYGPGGSGPGGYGDGSAGTGLGGVGTRPGGYGAGGVGTGPGSYGPGVYTPGGQGLGARKPPKSGYGSSSLGGAQGALPGGAGTGPGRYGPGGAGTGTGGFGPGGAGTGSYGPGGAGTGSYGPGGAGTGSYGPGGAGTGTGGYGPGGAGTGTGSYGPGGAGTGTGSYGPGGAGTGTGSYGPGGAGTGTGGFGPGGAGRGTGGFGPGGAGAGSFGTGGQGLGKRKPSKSGYGGAGYGSAGGLGGGAGPGGVGAGPGGYGPGGYGPAGTGSGPFGFGPGGAGTGGYGQGAGTGPGGFGPGGAGGYGPGGQGLGTRKPSKSGYGSSLGGTGYGPGGGAGGLPGAGTGGIPGGSTGSVAERTGAGGAAGTGQGAGGLGVLPGGVGPGYGGTTGGSYPGYAGAGQKSKAQKAAKYAALQALLGAGGYRGAGCQGKYCGRRRK; translated from the exons ATGGCGAGAGGGACGGTGGCCACGTACCTACACGGAGTCCTTCTCCTGGCTCTGTGGAAACCGTCACTGCAAGGAG GTGTGTACATacctgctggtggaggagctggagctggcgTAGGAGCCGGTGCAGGACCTGGAACTGGATTTGGACCAGGTGGGACCGGAGCAGGATATGGAGGAGCCGGGACTGGATTTCAGCCTGGTGGAGGAATTGgaccaggaggagctggtgctggTCTTGGGGGTTTTGGACCAGGAACTGGTGGAG GTGGATATGGTGGTCAAGGACAAGGAGGAGTTGGACCAGGAGGAGTCGGACAAGGAGGATATGTTCAGGGAGGAGTTGGACCAGGAGGAGTCGGACCAGGGGGATATGGTCAGGGAGGAGTTGGGCCAGGAGGAGTCGGACCAGGGGGATATGGTCAGGGAGGAGTTGGGCCAGGAGGAGTCGGACCAGGAGGAGTCGGACCAGGGGGATATGGTCAGGGAGGAGTTGGGCCAGGAGGAGTCGGACCAGGGGGATATGGTCAGGGAGGAGTTGGGCCAGGAGGAGTCGGACCAGGGGGATATGGTCAGGGAGGAGTTGGGCCAGGAGGAGTCGGACCAGGGGGATATGGTCAGGGAGGAGTTGGGCCAGGAGGAGTCGGACCAGGAGGAGTCGGACCAGGGGGATATGGTCAGGGAGGAGTTGGACCAGGAGGAGTCGGACCAGGAGGATATAGTCAGGGAGGAGTTGGGCCAGGAGGAGGCGGACCAGGAGGAGTCGGACCAGGGGGATATGGTCAGGGAGGAGTTGGACCAGGAGGAGTCGGACCAGGGGGATATGGTCAGGGAGGGGTCGGACCAGGAGGTTTGAGGCCCAGCACCTTTGGTCCAGGCAGTGGTGGACTAGGAGTCGTCCCTGGAGGTGTTGGGGCTG GTGGAAAGCCTCCAAAAACAG GTGGCTACGGTGGCCATGGAGGAACAACCGGAGGGCTGGGAGCAGGACAGGGAGCTGGAGGTGTAGGAGGAGGACTCGGGCAGGGCGGAGTCGGGCCAGGTGGTTTTGGACCGGGTGGTGTCGGGCCTGGAGGCTACGGAACTGGGCTTGGGGGAGTTGGCACAGGCATGTTTTTGCTCCGAAACATATTTGATGATAAATATCTCCC GGGTCAGTGTGAGCGCAGAGAAAAAACTC GACACGGAGGCCTCGGGGCAGGAGGTGTGGGCGGGGGAGCATTTGGAGCAGGAGGTCTCGGGACTGGCAGAGGTCAGGGAGCCGGAGGACAGGGTCCTGGAACAGGCTACGGACCTGGAG GTGGCTTTGGAGGCTACGGGGGTGGTTATGGTCCAGGTGGTGTTGGTCAATACACAGGAACTGATGGAACTGGTCCCAAACCTCCTAAAACAA GTGGGGCTGGAACATCACTCGGAGGAACAGGTTATGGGCCTGGTGGAGCCGGAGTTGGGCCTGGTGGAGCCGGAGTGGGACCTGGTGGTGCAGGGTTTGGACCTGGTAGTGCCGGTGTTGGACCTGGTGGAACAGGATTTGGACCTGGTGGAGCAGGATTTGGGCCTGGTGGAGCAGGATTCGGGCCTGGTGGTGCCGGTGTTGGACCTGGTGGAGCAGGATTTGGACCTGGTGGTGCAGGGTTCGGGCCTGGTGGAGCAGGATTCGGGCCTGGTGGTGCCGGTGTTGGACCTGGTGGAGCAGGATTCGGGCCTGGTGGTGCCGGTGTTGGACCTGGTGGAGCAGGATTCGGGCCTGGTGGTGCCGGTGTTGGACCTGGTGGAGCAGGATTCGGGCCTGGTGGTACCGGTGTTGGACCTGGTGGAGCAGGATTCGGGCCTGGTGGTGCCGGTGTTGGACCTGGTGGAGCCGGATTCGGGCCTGGTGGTGCTGGCGTTGGACCTGGTGGAGCCGGATTCGGGCCCGGTGGTGCCGGCGTTGGGCCCGGTGGTGCCGGAGTTGGGCCCAGTGGTGCTGGAGTTGTGCCCGGTGGTGCCGGAGTTGTGCCCGGTGGTGCCGGCGTGGGACCCGGTGGTGCCGGAGTTGGACCTGGTAGAACAGGATTTGGGCCGGGTGGAG TTCCATTGCTTCCACAGACTGGCACCACAGGAGGAGGACCTGGAGGGAAGAGTAAAGCATCAAAACAAGTTCCAG GAATAGGAGTGCCTGGGCTCTATCAAGGTGGATTTGTGCCAGGCCAAG GTTTTGGAGGCCGTGGTGTTCTCCCTGGAGTGGCCACAGGATCTGGACTTGGGCCTCAGACTG GGGCAGGAGTACTCGGCCAAGGTGGAGCTGgaccaggaggagcaggaa ATGGCCGTGGACAGCAATTGCCAGGGGTTTTCCGTGGTTACCCTCTCATATCACCAAAATCAG GGAGTGGCAAAACAAAGAATCCAGCCAAAGCTGCAGCTAAATATG gtggagctggagctggaggaggaacgCTTGGTCAAGGAAGCGCTTTGGGGGGTGGGGCTGGAAGACTCCCTGGAGGAGGGGCAGGAATCACACCTGGATTAGGAGGCGGAGTTGGAACAGGAGGTGGACCTGGAGGAGCCATACCTGGTTTAG GTTATGGTCCTGGCTCAGCCAAAGCACGTAAATATG GTCAGACAGgccttggaggaggaggaccaggtgGAGGACTGGGGCCTGGCTCAGGCATTGGGACAGGTGTAGCAGGGGGCGGCTATGGTTATGGTCCAGGCAGTGCAGGCACAGGCTCAGCTGGAGGCCTTGGAGgcggaggaccaggaggaggagttggCCTCGGCACAGGTGTGGCACCTGGCTCTGGGGTCGGTTTTGGTCCAGGCGGTGCCGGCACTGGGTCAGGTGGCCTTGGTCCTGGTGGTGCTGGTACTGGGTCAGGTGGCCTTGGtcctggtggtgctggtggtgctggtactggccctggaggagctggtTACGGGCCTGGTAGAACTGGGTATGGACCAGGTGGCACTGGAGCTGGATTGGGAGGAGCCGGAACAGGACCTGGAG GGTATGACGCGAGTGCCAAAGCTCGTAAATATG GCATGCTAAGTGGAGCACTTGGAGGTTTAGGCACTGGTGGAGTCAGGCCTGGAGGTACTGGCACTGGTTATGGACCAGGTGGTGCTGGTACAGGCTATGGACAAGGTGGTGTCGGACCTGGTGGTGCTGGTACAGGCTATGGACAAGGCGGAGTTGGACCTGGTGGTACTGGCACTGGTTATGGACCAGGTGGTACTGGTACAGGCTATGGACAAGGTGGTGTCGGACCTGGTGGAGCTGGTACAGGCTATGGACCCGGCGGTGCTGGAACAGGCTATGGACAAGGTGGTGTCGGACCTGGAGGTGCTGCTACAGGCTATGGACAAGGTGGTGTCGGacctggtggtgctggtgcagGTAATGGACAAGGAGGTGTCAGACCTGGTGGTGCTGGAACAGGCTATGGACAAGGTGGTGTCGGACCTGGCGGTGCTGGTACCGGTTATGGACCAGGTGGTGCTAGTACTGGTTATGGACCAGGTGGTGCTGGAACAGGTTATGGACAAGGTGGAGTTGGACCTGTTGGTGCTGGATATGGACCTGGTGGAGGAGTTGGACCTGGTGGTGCTGGCTATGGACCTGGAG GTTATGCTGGTGCCAAAGCTCGTAAATATG GTCTGcctggaggagttggaggagccCTGGGTGCAGGAGGACTTGGTGGTGGAGTCGGGCCTGGTTCTGGGCtcggagtaggaggaggggtCCCGGGAAGAGGTGTTGGACTAACAACTGGTGGTGGACCTGGAGCAGGACTGGGGACCGGTGCGATACCTGGGTCAGGTGTTGGAACGGGTGGTGGACCTGGTGGCTTTGGACTAGGTAGTGCTGGAG GATATCCGGGGGGAGCCAAGTCTCTCAAATACG GGCttcctggtggtggtggagccCCAGGATCTGGTCTGAACGTAATATTTGGTGgcccagcagcaggaggaggatatGGCCCTGGGACCGGAGGAGCACTCGGAACTGGAAGAGCAGGATATGGACCTGGTGGATATGGACCTGGCGGATATGGGCCTGTGCCTGGTGCTGGTTACGGACCAGGGGGAGGCTATGGTGCAGTACCAGGAGCTGGATATGGAACAG GCTATGGAGCTGGATCAAAAGCTGCTAAATATG GTCAAGCTGGAACCACTGGTGGGGTACTTGGAGGTGGAGTGGGACGAGAGG GCCAACCTGGTGGTGTTGCACCTGGGGCAGGAGCCGGGACAGgcacaggaggagcaggggcaggATCAGGGACCGGCACtggaggtgcaggtgcagggACCAGCACTGGAGGAGCAGGTGCAGGGACCGGGACAGGTACTGGAGGAGCAGGTGCAGGGACCGGCACTGGTGTTGGTACAGTGAATGGAACCAGCACTGGCAGGGGTGCAGTGACGACAGCTGGACCCACTG GGGGAGGACTTGGCAGCGCAGGAGGCACACCAGCTCCAGCATCAGAAG GTGATGGTGGAGCTGGCAGCGTGATAGAAGGTTCTGGAAGTTCTGGAGGAGAAG GAGGTGCAGGTGTAGCCGGCAGACCAGTGGGAGCAGGTGCTGATGGAGACGGCCTGAGTGGAACAGGGATCCCCATCATTGCAGCAAAACCAG GAGTCAATGGGACCGAAGTTCCAG gttcTAGTGAAGATGTCTCAGGTGGTTCACTGCCTGGAGCTAAACCTCTCAAACCCCCag GTGTCCCCAGAGGTGACACACCCggtgaaggagatggagaggaaggcCCCGATGGCGAGAGAGACGGTACAACAGGCACTGGCGGAGAACCGGGAGGAGTAGGAGGGGGTCAAACCATGGCAGGAGGAGCGAGTGGAGTTTCAGGTGGTGCAACaggtggggggagaggagacagtCCTGCAACTGGAACTGGAGTTGGAGCACAGAGTGCAACTGGTGGAGTAGGAGGAACACCAAAACCATCCATAg GTGGAGTCGGTGGGGTAGcaggaggagttggaggtggTCCTGGGGGCGTTGGAGCCGGTACTGGTGGAGTTGGAGGTGGTCCTGGGGGCGTTGGAACTAGTCCTGGAGGAGTTGGAGGTGGTCCTGGGGGCGTTGGAACTGGTCATGGAGGAGTTGGAGGTGGTCCTGGGGGTGCTGGTGGTcttggaggagttggaggaggtcCTGGAGGAGCAGGCTTGGCACCTGGGGCTGGTGGGCCTGGTGGATTAGGAACAGGAGCACTTAAACCTGGAAAAA GCTATGGTGCTGGTGGAGCTGGAGTTTTACCAGGTGGAG GTATACGTTATCCAACTGGAGCTGGAGTAGGACAAGGAAAACCAGGCAAAG tgTATGGAACTCTGGGAGCACAAGGCCAGGGTGGAGTTGGACCTGGCAGTTATGGAGTTGGTCCTGGTGGCTATGGTACTGGCCCAGGAGGTTACGGGGCCGGCCCAGGTGGCTATGGCGCTGGGCATGGTGGATATGGAGCCGGACCTGGAGGCTATGGAGGCAGAGGCGTTGGTGGTGGTCCTGGGGGTGCTGGAACACTTGGGACTGGAGGTGTAGGAGTGGGCCCCGGTGGAGTCGGTGGTGGAATGGGGGGATATGGCGGTGGTGTGGGTCCAGGTG GTTCAAGATATGGCACAGGTCCAGGTCTGGGTACTGGCACCGGGAAATCACCAAAAA caggAGCTGGTGGTACTCGAGTTGGGCCTGGTGGCTATGGGACTGGACCAGGTGGAATTGGTTCTGCTCAAGGAGGATTTGGACCTGGAGGTTTGGTGCCTGGCGGTTCTGGAAGTTATGGACCTGGTGGCTCTGGACCAGGTGGATATGGGGATGGCTCTGCCGGGACAGGACTGGGTGGTGTAGGAACCAGGCCAGGTGGTTATGGAGCAGGTGGTGTTGGCACAGGACCAGGCAGCTATGGACCAGGTGTTTACACTCCGGGAGGTCAAGGACTGGGGGCAAGAAAGCCGCCCAAATCAG GCTATGGATCATCCTCACTGGGTGGAGCTCAGG GGGCTTTACCTGGAGGAGCAGGTACAGGACCAGGCAGATATGGGCCTGGTGGTGCTGGTACAGGAACAGGAGGCTTCGGACCGGGTGGTGCTGGCACAGGAAGCTATGGACCAGGTGGGGCTGGAACAGGAAGCTATGGACCAGGTGGCGCTGGCACAGGAAGCTATGGACCAGGTGGCGCTGGTACAGGAACAGGAGGCTATGGACCAGGTGGTGCTGGCACGGGAACAGGAAGCTATGGACCAGGTGGCGCTGGCACAGGAACAGGAAGCTATGGACCAGGTGGCGCTGGTACAGGAACAGGAAGCTATGGACCAGGTGGCGCTGGCACGGGAACAGGTGGTTTTGGACCTGGTGGTGCTGGCAGAGGAACAGGAGGCTTCGGACCGGGTGGTGCTGGTGCAGGCAGCTTTGGAACAGGGGGGCAAGgattaggaaaaagaaaaccatctAAATCTG gttaCGGAGGAGCAGGGTATGGATCAG CAGGAGGATTaggaggaggagctggtccTGGTGGAGTTGGAGCTGGACCTGGAGGCTATGGCCCCGGAGGATACGGCCCAGCTGGAACTGGATCAGGCCCTTTTGGTTTTGGGCCTGGTGGTGCTGGAACTGGTGGCTATGGCCAAGGAGCTGGTACTGGGCCAGGGGGTTTTGGACCTGGTGGGGCTGGTGGATATGGGCCTGGTGGACAAGGACTTGGGACAAGGAAGCCTTCTAAATCAGGTTATGGCTCATCGTTGGGTGGAACTGGTTATGGACCAG GTGGTGGGGCAGGAGGGCTTCCTGGTGCTGGAACAGGAGGCATCCCTGGAGGAAGCACAG GCAGTGTAGCAGAAAGAACAGGGGCAGGAGGTGCTGCAGGAACAGGCCAGGGAGCTGGAGGATTGGGCGTCTTACCAG GCGGTGTTGGCCCTGGCTATGGTGGGACAACAGGTGGAAGCTATCCAG GATATGCGGGCGCCGGgcaaaaat CCAAGGCACAGAAAGCAGCCAAATATGCTGCCCTGCAGGCTTTACTGGGAGCTGGAGGCTACAGag GTGCTGGCTGTCAGGGCAAATACTGTGGCcgaaggaggaagtga